ATTTGCACTGCACTTTGTGGAGGGTCTTCCTCAAAATGATGTTAATCTGCACTCATTCAACTTCAATGAGAAGCGGTATTCTATAACCACCGTCATACGATATGACCAACAACTTCAGCACTTTGTCACCTGGACTCGCAGAAGTGACGGTAAGAGTTTCAGTTCTGATGCGTTGACCTTTTTTTACACCGAAAGTTCTCATATTAGAGTTTTATTCATATTCCTCAAAGCTCTTTGTGCTAATTCTGCTATTTGCTGAATCTTAAAAACTTTATAGTTTTGATCGTATTATTATCTCCAAATattctgtaaaaatctttttttcatgattaaaGTTTGTCCTAATTATTGTTATGTGCTGGTCATTTAAATGAGGGTTCAAATCAGGCATCTGAACTTGGGAggtctgaactttttttcaaatttcttcaatgttttcatAAAGATGGCCACTTAAGAATAAatttataacaataataaaaatcagtttgaaaCGTTTTAACAAACATAATTACAATAGAAGAAAAATTAACAGTTAGTgccaaaaaatatcttttttcttttttaatgctttatttttattgtaaatttggttgaatttatccatttttttaaggaaatcaGCATCTACaggtatatttttttaataatgtattAAATTgccttttagaataaaaaaaagtagttttctaccagtaatattaaatttgacctgtttttaaatatgtaaaaaattaaatgttctgAAATAATGTGAATAAAATTCAACCAAATTTACAATATTTATaaaggattaaaaaagaaacaacctattttttggcaaacaataaaaataacaataaaaaaaatactagcTGATACAACATGTTTATCTAAAAGCGGGTAACTAGAAGACCAAACCTAAGAAATGTTGCTGCCTCTTTAAGTcgtaataaatgaataaatctgcTTATTAtatgaatacattaaaatacatCATCTTTTACCGATGTGTCAGTTTAAAACCCCCGATTTACAGACCTGGTGGTAAACCTGACGACACGTCTGGAAGTGGTTTTCATGTCATTCACTGTAACCACATTCTGCCTGTTTCTTTAGGATCCTGGCTGGAATATGACGACCTAAAGCACCCAGAATGTCAAATCCATCAGGAGCTTCTGATACCTGCTCACGAGATGCACATTATCTTCTGGGAGGAAGAGGGTGAAGAGCCTTCTGTTTGTTCTCCATCCTCCACATTTGTGGAACCCCCTCCCCCTGTTGAAAGCCTCCCCAGTTTGACGAACTTGAGCGTCAATGAACCGCTCCTTCACAATGACACTGACATCATCTCTGCATTTGTGGAAGAAGAGAGCCCGTCTGCCGCCAATGCTGACACGTCAATAGGTGCCACAACGCTCCTCGATGCGTTTCAGGGTCTCAACCACAACGACATTGTCACGCTCACACTGGTAGAATTGGAAACGCATCAGGAAACGTTGCCTTCAAAAGACAACAAGCCTGCTCAGGACTTTAATGTGTCTTCAAGGGATGAGAAGTTCCCATCTTCGCCAGACAGTTCGTCTCCCACAGAGGTTAATGTGTGTCAAAGCTCTAAACCTCCAGCCACAGCTAGCTCCTCTGGTCCTGAGAGTGATGTAGGCATCGATCCAACGTTTGTTACTGCAACAGCTTCTTCAGAACCATCCACACCAGTTCCCAACAACTCTGGGAGTCCCATTGTTCATGACAACCAGAAAGCATCTCCTGTGTCTTCTACCGATACCTCAGCTCTGTCCACCAACCAGGAGAGTTCCACGACTACATCAGTACTGGGTCAGAACGCTCGTTTGTCCTTAATGCTAACTGCGCATCCTTTGTATAAACACAAGTGGAATAAAAATTTAGAAGTCACACAAGAACTCACGCCGGCAGCAAAAACAAGGCTGGCCCAGCCTCTTCATTCTACTCCGCATCCTCTGAAGAAACAGCCCATTCCCATAACTCTGTCCAAACCGCAGATCTTAGCTGATGAAAGCGGGGAGTTCCCACCAAAGGCTGCAGAAATGTATGGTGGATTCAGTACAAAGAGTCTTCCTCCATCTCCTGCACTGCCCAATGACGAAGCAATAGTGTTTCAGACGGTTTCAAAGTTGCCGTCTATGCCCACATCAAAGCAATTTCTGGATATCTGGCCTTCGAAGAAGCTCCCCTCAAAAGTCCCCCCAGGTCTTAGCGACACTGAAGCTCTTAGATACAAGCTAATAAAGAAACTTAAggccaagaagaagaagcttgCGAAATTGAACCAACAATTAGGCAAACAGGGGGGAACCTTCCTGTTACCGGACAGCACTGCTCTGACCTCTCCAAGCACGGTGAGTTCCAGCACATATGATGGCTCCACTTGTGACGACTTCCTGTCAGAGTTGCTGTCACCTGCAACCACAGCCAGCAACGTTTCACCGGACAGCACTGGGTTCTTGGAGATGCTTGCCAGTGGGCAGAACGTACCTGAAACGTTGAACTCCAAAGTCAGCGATAACATCCAATCTCATACGAACTGTGGTACTAATGAGCCTGATGCTGAAAACTTCCTGGAAATGTTCCTCTCACAGTGCTGTTGatctaaaatgagcaaatattcAGTAAATATATGAAGCAAGATATGCTGGTTTTAATAGCATGGAAAATAAGTGATTTTATAaatcaggtttctttttttctgtttgaagacACTGGTTTTCATTCTTGTGTtcttataaaaaggtttttggagtttttttcctgttttggtggtttgtttgttggatcatagttttatttttgaaggattcaacaccttttttatttgtactgtAATTCATACCCCAATACAGAATCAATGTTAGGTAAGGAACTTAAATTggcaataaatgttttactgttGCATTTATTTAGTAGTGTGTAGATTTCTATGAAAAGGTCATAACATTGCAGGACAATTTTGACTATTCTGACCTgtaatgacaagaaaaaaattaaattcctAAACAAAACAGTCGTTCCCATACCGGGAGTCGAACCCGGGCCGCCTGGGTGAAAACCAGGAATCCTAACCGCTAGACCATATGGGAGCTGCGAGGAGTGCCGAGGTACACTGCAAAGAAATATAGACCAACGTAATGAAGGGGACACGTATGTGTCAGATTTCAAATATCGGTTTTCTCTTTGATCACACTCGCATATTTTAAGACGTGACAAAACCACTATGACAACATTTTCTGAATATTAAATCGGTGAAAAAGGTTAAAAGTAAGCAGACCTCCAAGCACAACTTCAAGCGGGAATCTTATTTACTGGCGTTCTtgattatataaaaaacaaattatttctaataaaatgagaacaaagggAGCTGCATTACCATTTTGAGACGCAGGCAGGTGCTGTTTAATCAATacgacaaaataaacaaagaaaaggtatttaCTTTCAATGCGGTTTAATTTGCCACATAAACAGgaatttgattattattatagaTATGATTATTACAAAATAATTAACGGaggtactttttatttttgatcctttATGACATTTGGACACTTGTATGTTTAAAACGTTACCTTAACTGAACTGTCAAGCGAAAACAAAGTTCATCTTTGGAGAAAACAATTATTAGAAAACCATAgttcaaagtaaaaacacaacttGTGCTCACAAATGCTATTGAAAATGTTAACccaagcacaaaaaaacaagtccacAACTTGTTAACAAACAATTCTGCATTAAGCCAGAACATTATTTACATGAAGAGGAAGCTGGAAGCCATGCGTGGGTTTGTTGGATGGAAGGCGTGAGATAAGAGATCATGCCATGTGATGTCCATCAGGCTTTAATATTGCCCCTTTTTGGATGTGAAAGAAAGAGACGCTTTGTGTCCTGCAGCCTCGTTATTTAACGGCTCTGACAGCAGGCATGAACTCCAGCACGGCAGTGGAAAACATTTACCTCCTGGTGATTGTAACACTCATCAGTGTTCTCCAGAACGGTAAGATCAGAggcaaacatttcatttattggAAGATAGTTCATCacgcatttttttatttgtctcaaTTTGTGTTTGAAGCATTCTTTGCCCAGAAAGTAGAGCGGGAATgccagaaagaaaacaaacacacaccctcttTTGAGCGAGTATCTTGTGCCAAGTAAGTGGCTTTTTCTCAATTTTATTAATGGATGAAttctattattattgttttttatctttcatttaTTGTCATTCATTTGCTCAAATATTACTTTCATTAAAAACTCATGGTTGAAGATAATAGACAacacaattgttttaaaatgtctaaaaataagGATTTCTTTAGCAAAAAGTATATATTTACTGGAGGAAActtcaaatgaagaaaaaacaaacaaacgaagCAGATAAATTAGGTTTGCAGTTTACATCAGTTTCcttactttaatttgttttttatcatacATCACTTTTTCATCATTCTACGCCATtgcattaatttattttgtaagcGATTTTGTTCTGAAGAAGCAATCCTCTTCCTGTTTTAACAGGCCTAAGCCACATCCGGTCTTCATttgattatataaaaaaaaagttagtgcAGAAAGTGTTGCAAACACTTTATTGTCAGTCATATAAGTAGTTtgaacaaggaaaatggaactttttataaaaaaaaatgtcattatcaGCTCATAATTGAAACTCTTTTCGAAAAGCAACTTCAAGTATTTGTTTTGGTGATTTAATCTAAGAAAGCTTACACTTTCATGCACGTTTGgaggttttaaaaatattaaaagtctAAATGTCTTTTACatgacaaagaaataaaaacataggTTTGAAATGAAATCCCAGTTTGAATCCAGCTCCTTGTCCTGGAAAGGTTGGATGTGATCATGTATTTTCCCAGACTGTTGCAGCCGATTGCACCACCCTCTCTGCTAACACACAGAACACGCTCAGTTTTTCCTGGCTCTCCACGTCTGGATTTTGTAGCTCATGAATTCTTAAATACAGAggcttttctttctctctcttgtGCCACTTCTGCTTTGTAGTTTCACAACATTTCCTGATAGCCATCTAGCCCCCACTGTGATCAGTGATTGCTCCAGCCGCTTATTGCAGGTGACTTCCAAGAAATGTGCTAATTACagttccctctttttttttcttttttttctctccagccGTAACTGCATGGATGCTTACCCTACTTTCCTGGCAGTCATGTGGTGCGCTGGGGTTTGTCTCAGTCAAGGTAATCATTTAACAATGTGGAGACAACAGTGTGTTTGTTCTAAGCTCACACCCAAACTGAGCCAAATTCTGCTATGATTTCACTGTTTTGtatgagtttatttatttatttattttaacaagatgGGTGggatatttaaaacatttttggcatGCTTTAATGCAAACATCTTTGAAGGAATGCACTGGTTTCTGGAGCTCTGTAGATTCTACTGTTGTGAGATGCAACAAGTCCAGTTGTAAAGCATAGCTAAATATTCCACAGCCAAGCGTCGGTGGTTCTGTAATAAAGAGGAAGTGGTTGGGACTGACAGCCACAAAGCAGTAGGCCATGTAAATAGGCAGAGTGCGGTCAGCGGTGAATGCACGGAGGTAGACAACTTTCTGCAAAATGCTGCTTTACCTTGCAGAAAACTTAATACTGTTTAACTGTAATAGCTGCAAAGGGTGGACCAACATCCAattacagacccactctgatcatcttttgatctattctaaaagcttTCTCAGTCGTATTTTGACTACGATTCTGTGGTTtctagccacaaaaaaaaaagtcattttctaagGACAGTTTATGCAGAGCGGCATTCGTTCATTCAAAATTTGcttccgagttgtgggcgggacggCTGACGCGGAGCAACCCCCGTCTTCCCCTCCCCAATggtgagagttctctgtttaaacagagcagggagattgtggcccgttcagtgtttttcattagATCACTAATAAGCTCTTTTACAAACAGAATTGTTTGTCTGCTCTCGATTTCCAACAAAGAAATTCAATATTTAGCTCAATTTTCCTATTATATGTCTcccatcaacagaaaaaaatgccacaagaacatttagaaacaataaacaaaatatttaaacccTATGGATTATGAATGGGAGGTTACTTAAGGTCACGTATACAAAGGCAGAAATGCTAATTCTTTTGATAAAACCTGTATGCCCGAAATTTTTTCTTGTCTGTTGTGTCCATTTATCCCAAAATGGATAAACAAAGTCCACCATTTATTCAAACAGGAACCACATCTTCCCGTAAAAGGATTAGGGGAAGCCCCATGCAAATGCCCCAAATAAAGCATGTAAACACGGAATTGTACATCATCTCCAGCCTCTTTAGCTTAGCACATGCGTGTTTGAAgtaaagggggggaaaaaaatcttaacAAAACAACTTTCTACTTGAAGCGCCTGCTGCATTTGCTGGGATCATCTACCTACTGGTCAGACAGAAATACTTCATTGGATATCTGGGAGATACTTCTCAAAGGTTAGATGATTCTTTAAGtccaaactctttaaaaaaaaaagaaaaaagaagatttgTTAAGAAGCAGTGTCTAATCAGCTTTGTGGCCTTGCAGCACGCCAGGCTACATGTTTGGAAAACGCATCATCGGCTTCCTGCTCCTGATGTGCATCCTGGGAATCTTTAACTTCCTGCTGTGCCGCTACTATGGAAGCGACTACAAGGAATACACGGAGACCATCACGAACGCTGCGTCTGCTCTTCTGCTGCTCCCTTAGCTTGTCCCCAAACTTACAGTCAACTTTGAACCCATGAAACGGCTTACTTGAGTGAAAACATGAAATTCTTTATTGCAACAAAATGAGATGtctttgcataaaaacaaacgAAAAATGTGCAagcattttattaataatttacaCCCatgaattgtaaaaaaaaataaaattacggAATGTAAATTTACTAGTAAAAATGGTtctatttgtgcaaaaaaataagtgttttaGCCATCTTCATACCAACCAGAGgttatttttctgttcttgttACGCATTGGTGCCTCCAACAATCAGTAGGTGTGGACTATAGTCCCAACGGCAGTCCTCAAAGGTAGGGAGGTAGTCTCCTGACATGAACAACTTTGGAAAAACTCCTTCCACCAACTT
The DNA window shown above is from Oryzias latipes chromosome 14, ASM223467v1 and carries:
- the uspl1 gene encoding SUMO-specific isopeptidase USPL1, producing the protein MKRCTWSRLSGNLGAEPSCCDMVMFSEQHLVAVEPKRSDCLPMTDGDTGLEALASPQAGYLGKVQERAASLDHCPWCAAKGLTFSLRSYHINLQESITLCTNSQCLFPLVTRPLEDILSGLDLTKSIVENKRKNNFALEHEELVKSPVKRQRISEDADFEPQSGTQTDRDVISPIRNGLQQTLEDDGKNLNENQKVSVDAETVGCNYSPDKDVQKRSIICSDDCAASACLASEELSSNSLGATVENEATIPSHLGSVDTPDKTSHHRISIPDNDQDTLFMEVDIPLTPALRTDENSPTADIIICKDGKNSKPGSEDLSCTSQKSSKLVSVPKQLFWSNRDSLCWLDSLLVALVNCKSLRKSKPKEEPQRSSVWHLMTKYDSICSSIKTHQHTDKDGLALVPSHVLQQANADLESLRISLFQELQPKLHCKLGQRETPVFAMPLLLKMDSWAEPLFQLTFRWEFQCRECKVASKERVTKTLPTFTKVVSDWHPQHAVHFSPCNYCRRPNQMRTMTLERVPEVFALHFVEGLPQNDVNLHSFNFNEKRYSITTVIRYDQQLQHFVTWTRRSDGSWLEYDDLKHPECQIHQELLIPAHEMHIIFWEEEGEEPSVCSPSSTFVEPPPPVESLPSLTNLSVNEPLLHNDTDIISAFVEEESPSAANADTSIGATTLLDAFQGLNHNDIVTLTLVELETHQETLPSKDNKPAQDFNVSSRDEKFPSSPDSSSPTEVNVCQSSKPPATASSSGPESDVGIDPTFVTATASSEPSTPVPNNSGSPIVHDNQKASPVSSTDTSALSTNQESSTTTSVLGQNARLSLMLTAHPLYKHKWNKNLEVTQELTPAAKTRLAQPLHSTPHPLKKQPIPITLSKPQILADESGEFPPKAAEMYGGFSTKSLPPSPALPNDEAIVFQTVSKLPSMPTSKQFLDIWPSKKLPSKVPPGLSDTEALRYKLIKKLKAKKKKLAKLNQQLGKQGGTFLLPDSTALTSPSTVSSSTYDGSTCDDFLSELLSPATTASNVSPDSTGFLEMLASGQNVPETLNSKVSDNIQSHTNCGTNEPDAENFLEMFLSQCC
- the alox5ap gene encoding arachidonate 5-lipoxygenase-activating protein, whose amino-acid sequence is MNSSTAVENIYLLVIVTLISVLQNAFFAQKVERECQKENKHTPSFERVSCANRNCMDAYPTFLAVMWCAGVCLSQAPAAFAGIIYLLVRQKYFIGYLGDTSQSTPGYMFGKRIIGFLLLMCILGIFNFLLCRYYGSDYKEYTETITNAASALLLLP